A segment of the Desulfofundulus kuznetsovii DSM 6115 genome:
AGCCCACATGACTCTTGATCTTGCTTACGGAATATTCCATAGAAAGAAACTTCACTCTTCCAGGTAGCCTTTCTTTCACCCTGGTGTTACGTTGCACTCTTCACCACCATATAGTGAAAGTACGTGGCCACCATAAATTATAATGATTACCTTGTTATCGCTACCTCTCCGCCACCGGCTTAACCACCCCCACCACCCTCATCGGTACCGTCACATACTGCGGCCCGATAAAAGGCAGGCTGGCCTTCAACACCGGGACTTCCAGTTCCGCCTGGTAGCCCGGTCCGGCGGTCGTGGCCTGCCCGCCCGAACCCGGCACCGTCGTGCCCGGAGGAGCGTAGCCGAAACTCACCAGCCTGACTGGGCCGGGCGGGAAGGAACCGCGGGGCGTAAAGTTGCTGCCGTCAAAGTCCGCATCGACCATCCGGGAAAAGGCGTACACGAACCACTGCCGGGCTTCGGGAGTCCTGGACTCAGCTCCGGATACGTCCCGTTGAAAATTAGCCGCATCTTTTGCGAATTCCATAGCCGCATCCAGCCACTGATAGATCGTAACCGCGTTCTTCTTGGCTGCAAATGCCGAAACAGCCACCATCGAGAACAGGGAAAGGACCACCACCAGGTACATGGGTAGAAGCATCAGGTGAACAGAGCCGCGCTGGTCGCGTAAAATCACAACGAACACCTCCTGAAAAAAAGAGGAGCGGCCGGGAATTTAACCCGGCCCTTTCCATTAGTACAGTACCGTCCCCGCCCCGGTGACTCTCAGGTTCTGCGTGGCCGTGCGGGTGTCCTCGGCAGTAACATAAATCGTCTCGCAATCGCCATCCTCGTCGCAAACCACGTAGTGGTACTGATATCTCACCGTGTAGGTGGCTGTCACGGGGTAGTCCTTGGGTTTCTCCGTGGTCAGCTGCTTGCCGTCGATCATCGAATAGACCGGGAACCCGTCCATGGCCCAATCTTCCACGAACTTCACCGTGGCCTTCAGTTCGTCCGTGTCCGGGTCAGCCCTGCCCGGCACCTTCATGTTTACGGTTACGGTGCCCTGCGGCGGCAGCGGCCTGCCGAAACTGAAGCTGGGGTGCTGTTTCGGATAGGTCAGTTTCGCTTCAGATATCTCCCACCAATCCAGAGTACCGCGGGGAGGTCTGGGTTTCTTAACCGTCAGCGTGGCCGTAACGTCGTCGGACCACTTGGCCGTGTTCACCGGCCTGGGCTTCGACGGCTGGTAGTTGCCCCGCAAATCCTTCCCAGGGTAGGAGTAAGCCTGCAGGACCAGCTCGCCTGATCCAGTGGACGGCGGAGGCAGTTTCTCGACCGTGATCAGGGCCTCGTCGCTGTTGTTGGCCCAGTTTGCGTCCTCGGATACATCCACCGGGTTGATCTTGACCACTACTTTGCTGTCCCCGTCCTGGGCCGTTACCGACACTTCGTACTCATACTCCTGGCCCGGGGGAAACTCTACCAGCCCCTTCGGATCGGGAGCCCCGTTTTTCGGTACAAGAGTTACGGAATACTCGCGTCCGTTCACCACGTGATAGGCGGAAAGCCGCGCCCGGGAAGGTTTGGGAAAGCCCTGTTTAAGCCCGAAGGTGGCCGTGAATGTCAGCTTCTGCCCCGGGTCGGCCCGAACCTGCTTGGGAGTTATCTTGGCGTAAAAGTCGGGTGGTGCCTCTTTCGGGACCCCGTACCACTCCACATACACCGGCAGCCACCAGCGCCAGCCCTCCACGGCGTTCGCCAGGTTGGGGTTGGACTCGTCCCCGGGGAAGCGGTTCTCCTTGCGGTTGATGGCATTGTCCATAGGAGCAAGATTTAGCTGCCACTGCACGCTCACCGTGCCTTTCGACAGGTCCTCGCCGGTTTCCCGGACGGAGAAGTTCTCAGGCTTGCGTTTGTAGTGACGATCGCGATACTGTGCCCAGATATAGTATTTTTGAGCTTCGTCCATCCCCGGCTTCCACCAGGGGTTGGGGTAACCGTAGCCCTGGAGTTCAGCGTAGGCGTCGTACTCCTCCTGCCCGAAGTCGCCCCTGACCTCGATCCGGGTAATCTTGTACCGCTTCAACAGGTCGGGAGGAAGGGTGTACACCGCCCTCGCTTTCTTGTCCCGCCAGTATGACGGATTTGATGCGTTGGGATCCCCTTGAGGGCCGTCTTTAACCCCGTCACCGTCGCTGTCCTGCCATTCCCCGCTGGTGTGCTTCCAGACGTCGAAGTAGGCCAGCCCCACCTGCCGCCAGATCAGCTGCTCCTGCGGCTGGTCCTGCGCGGAAAACGCAGCGGGTACCAGGGAAACGAGCAGGGCCAGCACGATTAAAAGAGCCGCCACCTTGCGCACGCGCACACACTCCTCTCAAAATTTTTGCTTACATAAAAGAAAGCGCCCCTCATGGCGCTCAGCGTTGTGTTCTATTTTTTCCCGGCGTAGAGCGGGTTCTCTATCGCCAGGTAAGTTTGGCCTTCGATGATTATGTGCGTGACCTTGGTAATGTCGGCGGTGGGAAGGTTGCTGTATTTGTCCCTCAGATCATCAACCACGCTGTACTGCGCGGTGAAATTTTGCTTACCGTAAAAAGCCCAGTCGGGGTCACGGTATCTCAGGAGCTTTCCTTCGGCCAAGAGGACGCCGAAAGCAACCCCAGCAGTAGAATACCAATCAATGTAAATTTTATCTTTGGTAATACGCACATCTTTAACAATGTTTGCCTTAACTCCCCCGCTCATATCATAAGCGTTAGCCTTGATGTCGTCCATGGTCACATAGACAATCTTCTGGTTGGGGTCAAGTGCAGAGTAGTTATAAAACCCCTCCATCACCTCGCCCTGGCCCTTGAGATCGACCACGGGCTTATTTATCCCCGGCACCTGCGGCTCCTCCGGCTTCTGTTCGTTCAAGTATTGCTTAACCGCGCTCAGGTCCGGCTTCTCTTCCCCCCTGGGCCAGCACACCACCAGGCCGAGGGAGGCGTCCCAGTCCACCTGATACCCCAGGGCCTCGGCCACCCACCGGGCCGGAAGGAAGGTACGCCCGCTCCTGACCAGGGGGGACACGTCCATGTCCCTGGCCTGGCCGTCGGATTTGATTTGCTTTTTACCGACAGTTAACTCCACCACCGGAAACCCGGGCTGTTTCAGCGTCACCAGCCGGGTCTTTTCGTTCCAGCCGATGTTCCTGTCCTCCACCCCCAGGGCGTTGCTCAGGAAACGCACGGGGACGAAGGTACGACCCTGTTCTACAAACGGAGCAACATCCATCTTCACCCCGGGAGTCTGGCCGTTGACGAAGTATTCCCTGGTGCCGACCACGAAAACCACGGACTTGACCAGCTTCTGGTTTTCGTAGATGTCCACTTTCTCCTGCTGGGCCAGGGCCGGGAGGGCCAGGACGGCAAGCAGGAAAAGAGCCAGCATGGAAATTAATACTTTGCGCCTGGACATGAAAACCACTCCTTCTTAAGGATTTACACCGGGCGCATCCCCGGCATGAAAATGACGAAAAGAGCAAGCATGATGACGAACCAGAAAAACCTCTGCATGATACCACTCCCCACCGTTCCACTTCCACTGTCGTATTTATACTGACGCGCGAACAGGAACCTTTGTTCCATGAACCACCACCTTCTGCTGGAATATTATAGCATAAGCAGGGCAAAAGCAGCCCCAAAAATAGAAAAAGCCCGGCAGAGCCGGGCAGGTTCCTGGTTAACCATTTCCTTTCAGAAAAGACACCAGCTCTTGTAGAAAATCCCCGGGTGTACCGATAGCAAAGTTCACCTTCCCTTTCAAATCGCTGTTCAGGAAATGTTTGTCCAGGCTTAACAGCCAATCCACCTTACCGGATATAGCCGCCGCCAGTATTGGAGCATCCTTTTCGTTGATCAATGAACTGGCGTACTCCAGATCCTCACTGGCTGCGTCCACTATCTTGAACGGCAATGTCTTAAACAGGACGTAGTAGCTGTCCATGCAACCTGGCAACTTCTTTTGAATGTTCCTCAGTACCTCGCCCACTACGTCTTCGGATATACAGGGAACAATTATCCCTAACTCGGCCAGGGCCAGCACTTCATGTGAACCACCCGTACTTGAGGCAAGGGCAGCTATAATAACGCTGCTATCCAGAAACACCTTAATTTGTCTTATACTCATGGCTACCCTCTCTTAACTCGGCTAAAAGTTTTTCCAGGTCGATATCGTTTCTGGCCATTTCCTTGCGGA
Coding sequences within it:
- a CDS encoding copper amine oxidase N-terminal domain-containing protein, giving the protein MSRRKVLISMLALFLLAVLALPALAQQEKVDIYENQKLVKSVVFVVGTREYFVNGQTPGVKMDVAPFVEQGRTFVPVRFLSNALGVEDRNIGWNEKTRLVTLKQPGFPVVELTVGKKQIKSDGQARDMDVSPLVRSGRTFLPARWVAEALGYQVDWDASLGLVVCWPRGEEKPDLSAVKQYLNEQKPEEPQVPGINKPVVDLKGQGEVMEGFYNYSALDPNQKIVYVTMDDIKANAYDMSGGVKANIVKDVRITKDKIYIDWYSTAGVAFGVLLAEGKLLRYRDPDWAFYGKQNFTAQYSVVDDLRDKYSNLPTADITKVTHIIIEGQTYLAIENPLYAGKK
- a CDS encoding PIN domain-containing protein, whose protein sequence is MSIRQIKVFLDSSVIIAALASSTGGSHEVLALAELGIIVPCISEDVVGEVLRNIQKKLPGCMDSYYVLFKTLPFKIVDAASEDLEYASSLINEKDAPILAAAISGKVDWLLSLDKHFLNSDLKGKVNFAIGTPGDFLQELVSFLKGNG